ATTGTTACCCTAGGTTCTTCCGAGCGCACAAGCTTACCGCAAGGCTGACTGTAGACGTACTCGGGAGTCTCTCGTCGACTTGTCCTCAGTGACCACGCTCCAGCGTACCTTcaccttagagaaaagcttcCACATTGGGCAccagatgaaggggtggcctgcccctccacacctgtgggtgtttctcgtaaggtggaacgagagacttgagaaaagaaataagacacagagacaaagtatagagaaagaaaagcgggggcccaggggaaaggcgctcagcttacagaggacccacgccagccccggtctctgagttcccttagtatttattgataattatctttaccatcttaaagacaggggagtggcaggacaataggatcaaagaaaaaagaggaaatcggcagtaagacatatgaacaaacacctctgtgacatgaataagttcaaaggacaatgctgtgccttgagatgcatatgcaaacatctccataaaccttttagctgCATACTTTcagtctatcacatggggagaaatcTTAGACAATatctagctttcctaggcagaggtccctgcgacctttggccgtgtacgtgtctctgggtagttgaaattaagcgaatggtgataacttttaaccagcaagctaccttcaggcatttgtttaacaaagacacatcctgcacagcccaaaatccattaaaccttgagtcaccacaacacatgtctcttgcaaaggacaaggttgggggtagggtcacagattaacagcatcacaaatacagaacaaaatggagtctcttatgtctacttctttctatatagacacagtaacaggctgatctctcttccttttccccacaCTTAGCCAGTCCTGAAGGTTTGTCCTGAACCTAATTTTAGGCCAGAGCCTGATAACCAAATTTATCTTAACGTTTCATTTCAGCAAAGGAGCCTTGCTTCTCCTCCTGCCAGCCCAGGAATCAATAATTCTAGGTGTTTCCCTTCTAATTTGTAGTATTTAAAAGGCACTTCCAGGATGAGGCCCTAGGTTTATTCTAGGGCTTCAGGAGTCTCAGGCACACTGTTCACCTTGGAACAACTTTTGCCCCATTGGAGAAATGAGAGGAAGGGTCCTGCAGCCCTCAGTCTCCTGGTAATCCCCACACCATGCTTCTTAATTTACAAACAGCTTCTAATGTAGATACACTACGTTGTACACTACGTTGCCATAGAAACACTTAACACTGCcctgttttttaaaacttgatttaAATGGACCACTTCCCTCAAGACAAAACAGCATTCTGTCCTGAGTCATTTGGTATCCTTAGCTCCTGAGTTTCAGAactgcttttacttttttcttttcttccctcttcctcttcctcctctctgttgctctctctctctctttttttctttttctgattgcCGCTGCTTAGCAAGTCCACTGATAGCTTGCTGggagttgtttttttatttttgtctaaagGGAATCTTCTGACTTAAGGTGTTCCGTAAGCCCAGGAGTCCTTacagtgaaaataaatgtatttcaaagTAAACTCAAAAAAGATGAATGAAGAATCACGGTGAGGAGCTTGGTTAGAAGTGACAAGATCCACTCTGGTTTCAGGTTTAGAGATTAGTGTCACAGGAATCTCCCAGGAGCCCCTCTTCTGGCTTGCCCTCTTTCAGCTAAATGGTAAAGGATAACTGCAGACTTTTATTCTAAAGGAATAAGATTAAAAAGGCCACCCAGACAAAACTGAGGTttgcttcctccctttcctccataTGAATAAGCTGGAACTAGGGTGGATGTTGAGTAAGTGGGTttatttgccttatttttaaaatcaagtcaACTGGGGAAAAAAGTAGAGACCCACCTAATGAGAAGAAGCAAAGGCTATTTATTCTGAGCTTGCTATAGCAAGGGGGTCAGCTGTAGTCACCTGCATtttggcagagactcaaaggTAGGCAGAAGAGTGGGAAACATTTATAGTAGCATACAAACACAAACTTAGGCACATTCAAATTTTAATGAGTTTATTTGAGCATTCAatgattcatgaattgggcagcaccAGACTGCAAGTGGTTCAGTGCTCCACCAAAGGGGGCAAGAGAGGAAACTTTTATGAGATATTTGTGAAagtaagacaaagaaaatatattttattggttaAAGTGGAAAGTCCCTAGTTCAAGGTTAGGTTGGTGTTTTCTGATTCGTTAAGCTTaagttttgttttactgtttgcACTGAGTTGGGTTTCTGTTTGTTATGTAGGAATCCAAGGCGCCAGAGCCATCTTCGACTAATGGctgttcaattaatttttttcatcagtgaaaAAAGGGAGAGGCTTTAGGTGTACCTTGATTGGAGGCTGTTGGCATGGGGAAGCTGTAGGCAGGGTAACTAGAAATGGGGCAGCCTATTTGATTAACTGGGGGCACATATTTGGCTTTCTTGGTTGATCCTAAGTTGAAACTGGGGACAAAAATTAGGGGAGTTTTTCAGTTACTAATCAAGTCCTGGGTATTTTTtaatatctctttttaaaaatttttaattttttttatgttttaaacttttattttaggttcagggatacctgtgcaggtttgttatataggtaactTCATAGGTTTgttgtagagattatttcatcaccctggttctaagcctagtacccaacaattattttttctgctcttctaccttctcccaccctccaccctcaagtaagcCCCTGTGTCTATTGTTTCCCTCTTTGTCTCCATGTTTTATCATTatctagctcccacttataagggaggacatgcaatatttgtttttttgttactgcattagtttactaaggataatggcctccagctccatctatgttcctgcaaaggacatgatcttgttctttttcatggtcgcatagtagtccatggtgtatatgtaccactttttttaAAATCCGGTCTGCCATTGATGGGTacttatgttgattccatgtctttgctattgtgaacatacacatgtatgtgtcattatgatagaacaatttatatttctttgggtatatacccagtattgggattgttgggttgaatgatagttctgtttttagctctttgcgGAATTGCCATACAGCTTTTCACAAATTAGTTATACATGAATTGAACTAATTTTATTTAGTAATTGGTTCAATTAGTATactagttgaactaatttaccctcccaccaacagcatatctaagtgttctcttttctctgcaacctcaccagcatctgttattttttgacgttttcataatagccattctgactggtgtgagatggtatctcattttggttttgatttgcatttctctaatgatcagtgatattgaactttttttcacatgcttcttggccacatgtatgtcttcttttgaaaagtgttcatgtcctttgtctactttttaatgggctgtttttttcttgtaaatttgtttaagttccttatagatgctggatattagacctttgtcagatgaatagtttgtaGTTTATGGGAAATTATACTTTTcccataatttattttgctgtgcagagaagctcttcagtttaattggatcccatttgtcaatttttgcttttgttgtggtTGCTTTTGGCCATTTCGTCATggaatctttgcccattcctatgtccagaatggtattggcTAGTTtgccttccagggtttttatagttttgggttttacatttaaatctttaatctgcctgagttgatttttgaatatggtgtaaggaagggatccagtttcaatcttctgcatatggctagccagttatcccagcaccatttattgaataggaagtcttttccccactgcttgttttgtCGGTTTTGTCAGGGAttggatggttgtagatgtgtagctttatttctgggttctctgttctattccattcatctatgtgtctgtttttgtaccagtaccatgctgttttggttactgtagtcctgtagtatagtttgaagttgagtaatgtcATATCCTCCAGcttggttctttttgcttaggattgccttagctatttgggctcttttttgattccatatcaATTTTTAAGTAatcttttctagttctgtgaagaacgtcatttgtagtttgataggaatcacattgaatctgtgaattgctttggacaatatggccattttaatgatattgattcttcctatctatgagcatggtatgtttttctgtgtcttgtaattttcattgtagagatctttcacctccctggtaagctgtattcctaggtattttatccttttgtggcaattgtgaatgggattgcattcttgatttggctctcggcCTGGCTGTTCTTGgtttataggaatgctagtgattggtatacactgattttgtattctgaaactttgctgaagttgtttatcagctgaaggagcttttgggctgagactgtgGGATTTTCTTgttatagaatcatgtcatccaCAAACATGGGTAGTTTGACTTCTCTTCctatttagatgccctttatttatgtctcttgcctgactgctttGAGTCCTGGCCATTTTGGGTTGATTGCTAAAGGGGCTATTGTTTGGCTTTCTGGCTTAAGATAGCAATCTGACTTCCTGTTAGTCTGACTTACAGCAGGCTGGCTTACTATTTATTGATTACCAGTTGGTTTCCTGAGCAGGTTGCTGCAGGTTGCAGGTCAGGATTCTATTTTCATATATGCTCTGGCCATAGTCCACTTGTATATTCAGTTTCTTTTAACAAAATGCACATTTTCTAGAGAAACTGCTCTTAGCTACTATAGCCGAGTATGATGGGCATAAGAAAACTTGGGCTGCATCTTGCTCCAGCTACTCAGATGACAGATGTCTGTAAAGATCCTTTGTAAATTCTAATATGCTCTACAATTTTACAGTATTATCACTATTGGGAAAGCAGCACAATGTTTGTTTTCCTCCCAGATTTACCACCAAATCACAGTGGCTCTACTAGCTGTGTGCATGGGGGCAAGCTACTTAAacttctgagcctcaattttcttcaTTCGTAAGATCAGATTAATAATACCTGTGttgaagttgtttttgttttttgatttttactttttcttatggAAAACTTCAAACATACAAAAGTGGAGTGActatgtcttagtctgtttgtgttgctataagaGAACAGGttatttatgaaggaaagaggtttatttggctcacagttctacaggctgtataagaagcatggtgctgggaCCTGTTTGGCTTCTGGTGTGGGCCTCATGCTGCTTCCacccatggtggaaggcaaagaggagccagcatgcagagatcacatggtgaaagcaagGGAAGCAGGGTGTGGGGAGGTGCCAGACACTTTGAAACAATcagctctcatgggaactaattgagaattcactcattaccaTGATGACAATGAcagcaccaagacattcatgagggatccgcccccatgacctAAATACTTCCCactagaccccacctccaacatagggGATCAAATTTCAGTGTGAGGTTTGGAGGGTCAAATATACAAACTATAGCAGACTAGAAGAAGGACCCCTTATTTATCTATTATTCTGTTTAGCAATTATCAAATTatggccaatcttgtttcattTGTGCCTGTATCCGCTTACCCTGCCTGACTATCTTGAAATTTTAGATATTAAGTTATTTCATCTATAAACTTTTCAGTTTGGATTTCTAAAAGATGTCTTAAAAAGTATTTGGTTTATTCTTATTGCCTATTTACCTTCCTATTTACACATCTAAATAGAATGAAAGTTAATTCTATGGAATTAATGCACCAAGTAATATTCAGAATACTAGTAGATACATCATTCATTCTCTGTAACTCTAGCACTTTCATTTACtttaaagatacttttttttttttttttgtaaccagAAACATGTATACCTTATTGAATGCCATTGTAGAAAAGTGTGTGAGGATAAAGGGCTGATACAGGACTCGGCTCCCGGGGCAGGACCAGGAATGGAAGGTGGAGCACGTGGGATACAAGTTATAGGCAGAGCTCCTGGCCTGAATGATGTCTCCTGATCTATCGATGGGCTTGGTAGATCAATACTGGGATGACAGTGAGCAGAATGGTCATGAGAATGCCCAAAATCAGGGCCCAGATGTTCAGGCACTTAGCAGTGGAGGCATAGGCCTGGGCCCCAGTCAGGTCGCCAACCATCTTCCTGTCCCTGGACTTCACGGAGTAGGTGAATGCTATGAAGCCCAGGCAGCAGGGGTTCATGAAGAGGGTGTTGAACAGGGACCAGACAACATGGTCAGGCACGGAGGTCTCGCTGCGGATGTGGATCACGGTGGACGTCGGGGGAGCAGGGTTGTGGGGCGCCCCCAGCACAGCCACCTTGTGCTCTTCCTTGAGCATCTCATAGCTGGGGGGCTGGCCGCTGTTGACAGGAGAGAAGACGGTTTGGACCGTGCGGTTCATGGTGTCCTGCGAAGGCCAGCAGTGGTCAGGTTAGTGGGATGGTTCTCAGTGGGCCCTCCCTTTCCCTAGTAGTTTCGATTTCTCCTTTAAAGATACTTTTTCATGTCTTGGGTATTTTGCCGATATCTGTGCGCAATCCATTTCTCTTTTTGCTGCTTTCTTTGGTTTCATGTTGCCATCTCTGAGCAATGCTGAGTGTGTTTGTTTTGCATGAAGTATTGTCAGAGATAAGGACTGcctcttaaaaatataatcacaatatttgtattaattattCATTGCTGTGCAACAAATTATACCCAAAACTTAGAGGCTTCAAACAGCAATCCTTTATCATCTCTTATGGTTTctatgggtcaggaattcaggggGCATGATTGGGTGGTTAATGCATGGTGTCTCATGAGTGTGCTAGGTCTGCAGTTTTCTGAAGGTTTGACAGTGGCTGGAGGATCCACTTCTGAGATAACTCTCACATGTCTGGTGAATTGGTTTTTCCATACGGGCCCCTCTATGGCCTGCTTAAGAGTTCTCACAGCATGGTGACTGACTTTCCCAAGAGGGAGCAGCATGAGAGACTAGGGTGGAAGTTGCAtgccttttatgacctagcctctGAAATCACGTGCCATCACTTCTGCTATATTTTATTGATCACACAGGCCAGTCCTGATTCAGTGTGGGAAGGGACTACATAAGGGCATGAATTCCAGGAGCCATCCTGAAGGTTGGCTATGGCAATGCCATTAtcacatctcaaaaaataaattgaagaattaTATCCTAATAGTATCGATGTCCATATATTCTAAATTGTTTGCTTCAATCAGGATCCAAGTTAAGTTCCACAtattataatttgtcaatatgTCTCTTAAGTCCCTTTTGATCCATagattctcctttccttccttccttttatatttatgtaatttatttgtgAAACTCATGGAGGTTTTTGATGAGGAGCAACTGAGGTGATGTAGATAAAAACCTACCATGATGCAGGCTTGCTGCTGCCCCACATGCTGACTTCACATTAATTAGAGACAGGCTCCCCTTCCTTCAGAGAGGACATTATTGCATAA
This DNA window, taken from Macaca mulatta isolate MMU2019108-1 chromosome 1, T2T-MMU8v2.0, whole genome shotgun sequence, encodes the following:
- the LOC704623 gene encoding interferon-induced transmembrane protein 3, with translation MNRTVQTVFSPVNSGQPPSYEMLKEEHKVAVLGAPHNPAPPTSTVIHIRSETSVPDHVVWSLFNTLFMNPCCLGFIAFTYSVKSRDRKMVGDLTGAQAYASTAKCLNIWALILGILMTILLTVIPVLIYQAHR